ACGATCTTCTCGTCGCGGAAGAACGCGCCGTCGCAGGTCGCGCAGGTCGACAGCCCGTACCCCATCAGTTCGTCCTCGCCGGGGATACCAAGCGTCCGGGCGCTCGCGCCGGAGGCGGCGATGAGCGCGTCAGTCGTGTACACGTCGCCGTTGGTGAGTTCGACGCGGAACGGCTGCTGGGAGTCGTCGACGTCGGCGACGACGCCGTTTTTGATCTCCGTGCCGAAGCGCTTCGCCTGCGTCTTCATGTCGTTGACGAGCTCGGGACCGCTGATTCCCTCCGGGAAGCCTGGGAAGTTGTCGACTTCCGTCGTGAGCGTCAGCTGGCCACCGGGTTCGGTCCCCTCGAACACCAGCGGGTCGTTGTTCGAGCGGGCGGCGTAGATGGCCGCCGTGAGTCCCGCGATGCCCGTTCCGGCGACGATGAGCCGCCGGTGTTCGACGAATCCGTCTTCCGCAGATACGTCTGTCATTGACCACTGTTGGCCGCGGGTTTGTATTTAATTTGTGCTGTTCGACGCGGGTGATGCAACAGTAAGTCGGACGCGAGCGCGACGACGCGGCGGCCCTCGTCGCGACGACAGGGGAACGCTTAGGCGACGAGGCGCACATCCGGAGGTATGTCTGCGGACCTCGAAGAGAAGACGACGCGTTACGAGCGGATGCTCGCCGACGCCCTCGACGAAGCCGAAGCGGTGCCGCCGGACGGGACGCCGCTGTCGGCGATGGCCGACGACTGCCGGGAGATGGCCGAGTCGTATCTCGACGACGGCCGCCACTTCCGGGAGACCGACGACTGGGTGAACGCGCTCGCGTCGTTCTCGTACGGCTACGGCTGGTTGGACGCGGGCGTCCGGATGGGGCTGTTCTCGATTCCCGAGGAGACGGAACTGTTCACGACGTAGCAAACGCGTTGAGGAGGAACCTGCGCCCCGGGCCTGTATGCTCCGGCGATGTGTTTAGGTCGGTCGGTGGACTCTCACTCACTGATGGAGTCAATCCTCTGGTACGTGCTGACGAGCACGCGCGGCGGTGACAACCGCCTCAGACTCCTCGTCGCCGCCGACGAAGAAGCCCGCAACGCCAACCAATTCGCCGCGGACCTCGGGTTGGATTACAAGACGGTTCGCCACCACCTCGACGTTCTCGTCGAAAACGATATCCTCGAACCGCTCACCGAGGGATACGGCGCGCGGTATCGGCCGACCGACAGGGTTAGACACCACTGGGAGACGGTCGAGAAGATACTCGCGGAGTCCGACGTCGAACGCCCCTGAGCGACGCGTATCCGAGCGGAAGTTAGCAGTCGCGCCGAGAGAGAATCCGCTCGATGATGTCGCCCGTCGAGAGTAGTTCGTCGGGATACTTCGGTTCGCGCGCGGAGGCGCGCTCGACGGCGCAGTCGATGCCGCGGGCGGCCAACGCAGACTCGATAGCCGCCTCGTCGTGGTGCTGGTCGTAGCCGAGGACGATGAGGTCGGGTTGAATCTCCTCGATTGGGACGAAGATGTCCTCGCGGTGGCCGAGGTGCGCCTCGTCGACGACGGCGAGCGCGGCGACCAAGTCCCGGCGCTGGCGGTCGGAGAGAACCGGTTTCTTCTTGTGGGTGACGTTGTCGCGTCGAGCAACGATGACGTGGAGTTCGTCGCCCATCGAGGCGGCCTCCGAGAGGTAGTGGACGTGGCCGGGGTGGAGCAGGTCGAACGTGCCTTGTGCGATTACCGTCGTCATGCGTCGAAATCCTCGTGAATCATGAGTCCTCGGCGAGTTCCTGGTCGATGTCCTCTTGCGTGAAATCGAAGAACGCTTCGTCGTCCGGCAGGTCGACGTCGAGCACGTCGAGTTTTCGTCGCTTGCCCTCTCGGTCGAACGCGCGCCAGTCGTTTCGGCCGTACGGCGCGCCGACGATGATGTGAGCGTCGCCGTTGCCGAACGTCGCGAGGTCGGCGTCGCTCGGGCGGAGCACGCCGTTCGGGTGCGAGTGGACCGAACCGACGGCGTCTCTGTCGTTGGGGACCATGCTCGTCTTGACCGTCGCGCTCACGGGGTTCGATTCGGTGCCCGGAATCACCAACACGTCGGTGATGACTGTGCCGTCGCGATCTAAACCGAGGTCGTGGGCGTCCTCGCCGCGGAGAAACCCCATGTACTCGTTCGGATGGGTCTCCTCGGACGCTTCGAGGACGAAATCGAGCGTCTCGGCGGCGATTCCGAGGAGTTCGCGATCGCTCGACCGGAAGAGCCGCATAGCACACACTCCGACCCGTCGCCTTCTAAGGGTTCCGGAAGGTCCCTCGCGGCCGAACCGCCGGACCGTCGAGCCGTCGAGACAGGATGTAAAGCTTAAGGCGGGACCCCCACGTAGCACGCCCATGACCGATGACACCGCCGGAGATTCCGGCGCAGGGTCGGATTCGAGACCCGTCGTCTACGACCTTGATCCCGACTGCACGGCCGCAGACGTGGAGACCGGGGCACTGTACCACGCCGCCGTCAACGGCGTCGTCGACTACGGCGTCTTCGTCGACGTCTCCGACAACGTCTCCGGACTCGTCCACGAGTCGAACCTCGACGGTTCGTACGGCGTCGGCGACAGCCTCGTCGTCGAACTCGTCGAGATCAAGGAGAACGGCGACCTCGCCTTCGACGAGGTCGACCCCGACGACTACCGAACCGAAGCCGTCGACCACGAACCCGACATCACCGCTGTCGCGTCGTTGACGACCGGCACCGACGCGACCGTCGAGGGTCGGATCGCGCAGATAAAACAGACCGGCGGCCCGACCATCTTCCACGTCGCCGACGACACCGGAATCGTCTCCTGCGCCGCCTTCGACGAGGCGGGCGTCCGCGCGTACCCCGAGCTCGGTCTCGACGACCTCGTCCGCCTCGACGGCCGGGTCGAGACCCACGACGGCACGACGCAACTGGAGGTCTCCTCGATGCGCGCGCTCGACGGCGAGCGCGCCGAAACCGTCGCGGCCCGTCTCGACGCCGCCCTCGAAGAACGCGCGGAGCCGAACACCGTCGAACCGCTCGTCGAGTGGCCCGCGTTCGAGAAGCTCCGCGACGACCTCCGGGAGGTCGCCCACCTGCTCCGCCGGACGGTACTAGAGGGCCGCCCGATTCGCGTCCGCCACCACGCCGACGGCGACGGCATGTGCGCGTCGATTCCGGTCCAGCTCGCGCTGGAGAACTTTATCGCCGAGGTACACGAGAACCCAGATGCGCCGCTGCACCTGTTCAAGCGACTGCCGAGCAAAGCGCCGTTCTACGAGATGGAGGACGTGACGCGCGACCTCAACTTCGCACTGGAAGGGCAGGCCCGCCACGGCCAGAAGCTCCCCCTCCTCCTGATGCTCGACAACGGCAGCACCGAGGAGGACGTGCCCGCCTACCAGAACCTCGCGCACTACGACATGCCCATCGCGGTCGTCGACCACCACCACCCCGACCCCGAGGCGGTCGAACCACTGCTCGACGCCCACGTCAACCCGTACCTCTACGACGAGGACTACCGCATCACCACCGGGATGATGTGCGTCGAACTCGCGCGGATGATCGACCCCGACATCACCGACGAACTCCGCCACGTCCCCGCCGTCGCCGGACTGGCGGACCGCTCGAAGGCCGAGGTGATGGAGGAATTCGTAGACCTCGCCGAGGAGCAGGGCTACGACCGCGAGGACATCGGCGACATCGGCGAGGCGCTGGACTACGCCGCGCACTGGCTGCGCTACAGCGAGGGCAAAGCGCTCGTCAACGACGTGCTCAACGTCGGCTGCGACGACGACGAGCGCCACCGCGAACTCGTCGAGTTCCTGTCGGCGCGCGCCGAACGCGACGTCGAAGTCCAACTGGACGCCGTCGAGGACCACGTTGAGCACGAGCGCCTCAAGAGCGACGCCCGCCTCTACACGGTCGACCTCGACAACTTCGCGCACCGCTTCACCTACCCTGCACCCGGCAAGACGACGGGCGAACTCCACGACCGGAAGGTCCAGGAGACGGGAGAACCCGTCATCACCATCGGCTACGGGCCGGACTTCGCCGTCCTGCGCTCCGACGGCGTCCGCCTCGACATCCCGCAGATGGTCGCCGAACTCAACGAAGAGGTGGAAGGCGGCGGCGTCTCCGGCGGCGGCCACCTCGTCGTCGGCTCCATCAAGTTCGTCAAGGGGATGCGCGAGGAGGTCATCGACAGCCTCGTCGAGAAGATGGCCGAAGCCGACATCGACGACGAACTGTCGAGCACGGCGGCGCTTGACTAAGACGCGACTCGCTCACAGCTCGGCGCACGCTCACTCGAACTCAATTTCTCTCGCCCCGACGACGAGGGCCAACGCCGTCGCCGCGACGACGGCCACTCCGACGACGACGGGGAACAGCCGGCTCTTGTCACCGCCACTGGCCCGCCAGTCGGCGGCGAACACCTCGCCGTAATACGCCGCGGCCTCGTCTCCCTCTAACGCGACGATCACTTCTCGGTTCTCCCGGGCGGAGTGATTGTTCCAGTAGAAACTGCCGACGAGCGCCGTCTCGCCGTCGACGAGGACGCCTTCGCGTGGACCTTCCCGTACCGCCCCCGCGGGTCCGCGAGTCGAACCGACAGGGGCGCGTCGTGGCGGTCGGCCCACTCGTTCAGTCGGTCGGCGACGGCGCGGTTCTCCTCTTCGGCGTACCACAGGCCGGAGAGCAGGAGGCGGACGCGAACGCCCTTCTCGGCGGCCCGCACCGTCGCCCAGACGAACGGCTGTCGGGGACCGCCGACGATCGGCAGCACGACGATCGGCAGCACGTCTATCGACTCCTCGGCAGCGTCGAGTTCGGCGACGACGGCGTCCTCCGCGTTGCCAGGGGCGGTGAGGATCCGCGGCTCGGACGCCAGCGCGACGCGGCCGGGTGACGGAACCGCGACGGTCGACTCCCCGTCCGAGAGCGTCCAGTTCTCCCTGCCCTCGATTTCGACGACGACGAACTCGCCGACGTCGCCGTCGCGGACGGGGTTCGGGTAGAGTTCGACGATGCGGCCGGAGGCCTCGCTCGCCTCGGCAGCTGTCGAGGGCATGCCCGTCGACGCGGGATGCGTCGGCGAGACGGATGGGGCCGAATCAGGCGTCAACGAGACGGATGCCGACGGGACAGGCGTCGACGAGACGGGCGTCGGCGACGCCACTCCCGCGCAGACGGCGAGCAGACAGAGAACGACCGCGATTCCTCGGCGCACGACACGGAGTGGTCCCGTCTCCGCCGACAAACGTTCGCTTCGGTGTTTTTTTGGCTCCGACAGACGGTGAGACAGTCATGGTCGATATCGTAACCGGTCTGGAACTGGCAGGCTACGCGCTGGGCGCGCTCGGCGGCGCGCTCGTCTTCATGGAGTTCTTTCAGGAACCGACGTACGTTGAGTACGATCCCGATTTCAACGGCTACACCATCGACATCTCGCCGCAGGAGGTCCGCGAGCACACGTGGCTCGGCCGCGTCGGCGGCTTCTCCATCGCGCTCGGGTTCGCGCTGCTGTTCCTCTCGACGTTCCTCGCGTGAAAAACTGAACCGTTCGTCTTCTTACGCCGTCGGCGTCGTCGCCTCGAGCGCCTGCTTCGCCCGGTCGACCTCGTGCTGGACGATAAACGAGTTGTCGTCGGTGTGGTCCGCGACGGCTTTCAGCGCCTTCTCGGTGCCGATCTGCCGGAGCGCCCACGCCGCGCTCGCGCGGACGTTCGGGCTCGCGTCGTCTTCGAGCGTGTCGGTGAGCGGGTCGACGGCGCGCGCGTCGCCGATGAGGCCGAGCGCACGGGCGGCGTGCGGCCGGACGTTGTCGTTGTCCATGACGAGTTTGTCCGCCAGCGGTTGCGTCGCCTCCTCGCTGCCGATCTCGCCGAGCGCCTTGAACGTCACCTTCTGCAGCGCAGGGTCCTTGTCGGTGTCGACGTAGTCGACGAGCGTCTCGACGGCGTCGAGCGCGCCCGACCCCATCTTGCCGAGCGCCCTGATGCTGGGTTTGTCGCGCTTCTGGGCGCGCTGGTGCATCGCGTCGAACGCGCGGGCGTCGTTCATCCGCGTGATGGCTTCGAGGCAGTGCTCCTCCATGAAGTCGGATTGGAGGCTGTCGAGTGCGAGCAGCACCATCTCGACGTTGCCGCGCTTCTCGTGTTCTTTCAGCGCGCTCCACTCCGGCGGGTAGTCCTTGTAGTGGCCGAGCACGTCGTAGAAGCCTTCAGCCTCGAGCTGTTCGCGCGTCTCCAGGTCGTCCCACTCCTGGGCGTCTTCGAGGTCCGACTGGAGCGTCTCGGTCGCCTCGAGCAGCGCCGCGATTGTCTCTTCGTCCTCGTCGGCATCGAGTGACGCCGATTTTACCGTCTTCACGACGGCGTCGAGCGCGGAGACGAGGTCGCTCTTGTCGCCGGTGGAGACGGCCGCGTCGACGACGGCGCCACTCTCGTCGTCCTCCTCGAAGATCTCGGCGACGGTGTCGAGGAACGACTCGACGGCTTCGGCGATTTCGCCCTCACCGCGGTCGGTCCAGCGTGTCTCGTCTATCTTCGTCTTCGCCTCCTCGACGTTCTCGGCCACGTCCTCGGCGTACGGTCCGCGCTGGGATTCGAGCTCGTCGCGCAGGTCGGAGAGGCGTGATTCGAGTTCCTCCTGCGGGCTCTCCTCCTCTTCGTCCTCCGGTTCCGGCAACTCGGCGGCTTCGAGGTCGGCGGCGATGCTATCGAGCGTCTCCTCGGCCTCGTCGAGGTCGGCTTCCGTCTCCGCCGCGTCGAGTTTCTCCTCGGCGGTGTCGAGGCGCTCGTCGAGGCTCTCGGCCGTGATCTCGGACGATGCGTCCGTGGCCGACTCCTCGTCGTCGGTCGCCTCGGTCGGCGTCTCGTCATCCCCGTCAGTCATATGCTGAATCTCCGCACGTGCGCCAAAAGAGCGTTTCCCTTTGCCCCCCGTGAGAGAGGGAAATTGCGGCCGCGACCCTACCCGCGCGGGACCATGACGAACCCGCGCCGTTCGCAGCCGCACGATGCTGGTCGAACGTACTGTGGTAACAACCAGCATGATACTAGTACACATCCAACTATATGCATCTATCGCGGCGTATCAGGGCGAGTGACTGACAAGGGTTTTGTCCGAACTTCAGTGCTATGGCGACTGTGGCGGTCGCGCAGACGACCTGCCTCGGAGTTGGCGTCGAACTCGGAGTACGCCGGACGGTCCGCCGTCGTGAGATCGGGCGGAACCGTCGCCGCCGCGCTGAGTCGGGACGAGCGCGGCCTCGTCACCGACCTTGACCCGACCGTACTGGTCGAACAGCGGGCGTTCGTCGGTATCTTTGAGGAGTGAAGCGGCCCGAAATCGTCACGTTCGGACGCGGCGGCGCCGCTCCATCGACCGGCGACGTTTCGGTGTAGTACGAACACATCAACGACACATAGAGAAAGAATTTTTTGGAAAGCCGAAAAAGAATTTTTGTAGAGTCAAGGTTTAAGTGGGTGGCGTCCGTACGATGGAGTGTTATGAGTACCCAGAAGACAGTTCGTCAGCCTGCCGACAAAGTCGAGGAGACAGCGCTCCGTATCGAGAAGGACAAAGCCGAGCAGATTATCGACGCGCTCAACACCGACCTCGCGAACGCGTACGTGCTCTACCACCAACTGAAGAAGCACCACTGGAACGTCGAGGGCGCCGAGTTCCTCGAACTCCACCGCTTCCTCGAGGAGGCGTACGAGCACATCGAGGAAGGCGCCGACATCATCGCCGAACGCGCGCAGGCGCTCGGCGGCGTCCCGGTCGCCGGCCCGTCGAACCAGGAGGAGCGCGCCACCGTCGAGTTCGAAGGTGAGGACGTCTACGACGTTCGCACGTCGCTGGAGAACGATCTGGAGATGTACGGCGACATCATCGTCGACCTGCGCGAGCACATCCAGCTCGCCGGTAACCTCGGCGACCCGGCAACCGAGGAGATCCTCCGGCAGATTCTGGTCGAAGTCGAAGAGGACGCCCACCACATCGAGCACTACCTCGAAGACGACACGCTGGTGCTCGAAGAAGCGACGCACTGAGACGAGGGCGAGTCGGCAGACCGGACCATTCTCGTATTTTTCGCACTCGATAACGACGCAGACGGGAGCATCGCGAATCGGTAGCGACGCGGACGCCGAGCGAACGCGAGGAAGAAGGCGTCGCTACCGGGTGAGTACGAACGCCGACGTGGAAGAGACGGACACGACGTCCCGGCCCCGGTTCGGGCGGTTCGACGAAGGAGTGTAGACTACTGCTGGAGGACGACGGTGTAGTCGGTAGCTATCCAACCGTCGTTGTTGCCGTCTTCGGTGAATACGGTTCGGTTCTGTGAGGTTTGGCACGCCGAAACGGAGAACTCTGGTTCCGCTGGGTGAGCGGAGTCGTCGTCGCGGGCGTCGGAGACTGCCATGGATGGAGTTAGGTGAGCCTAAAGCAAAATATGTTTTGGTTGCCCTAAAGCGGTCTGGCTGAGAGCGCGATACCGCGAGCGGGTCCGAACCCGCTTCGAGACCCTTCGAAAGAGCGCTTCCGACGCTCAGATGGGCATCCAGTCGTTCGAGAGCGCCCGGTCGGGGAACGTCCAGCGGTGTTCCGGCGTGCCGTCGCACATCCGAAGTTCGATGACGGCATCGAACGCGTCGGCGAGTTCGTCGACGACGGGGTCGTCATTGGGAACCGACAGGTGGTAGTGCGCCATTCCTGCGACGGACTTGACTCGGCCGCCGACGACGCTGGCGAAGCGTCGAACCGACTTGACGCCGTGGTCCTCGACAAGCGGTTGCAGTGAGTCGAGACAGAGCCGCAACTCGCTGGTTTCGAGCGGACCGTTGGACTGGAAGGAGGTGATGGCGTCGCCAATAGCCCACGAGAGCGACCCGAGGTCGCCGGCTTCGACGTACTCGTGGGCGACCGGTCCGCCGAGGGTAGAGCCGGGGAGACCCTCCGTCGCCGCCGCGCCGCGAACAACCGACGACTGCGTCACGACGCGAAGCGAGTCGTCGTCTCGGGGACCGTTGCCGAGGCGTTCGTGGGTGTGGACGCCATCGGTGAAGACGAACAGTCGCTTGCGCGGTTCGGTCGTCGCGTCGCCGAGGAGGCGACGAGTGAGCGACTGCCGTGCGTCGGGTTCGGAGGACCCGACGACGAGGATGTTGCACCCCCGTCGTTTCAGCTCGGAGAGAGCTACGGTGAATGAATTTTGCCCGGGGGTTTTCATCTTTCGAAAAGAGACGATAGAGTGTACAATAAATATTGTGGGTGCCGGCACCGGGCGAAGTCGGTAGGCGTTTTGTAGATGACCTCCTACGTGTGACAATGACGGATTCGCTGTTCAGTCCGCTGACCCTTCGCGGGACGGAAATTCCGAACCGAGTGATGGTTTCGCCGATGTGTCAGTACTCCTCGCCCGACGGCGTCGCCACCGACTGGCACCGCGTCCACCTCGGGAGCCGAGCGGTCGGCGGTGCTGGTATCGTGATGACCGAAGCGACCGCGGTCTCGCCGGAGGGACGTATCTCGCCGGACGACCTCGGTATCTGGACGCAGGAGCAGGCGGACGCGCTCGCACCTATCGCGTCGTTCATCCGCTCGCAGGGAAGCCACCCTGCGATACAGTTGGCCCACGCCGGGCGGAAAGCGAGCACCAACCGCCCGTGGGACGGCGTCGGTCCCGTCTCGCCCGACGACGGCGGGTGGGAAGTGTACGGCCCGACGGACGAGGCGTGGCCGCGCGAGGAATCGTACCCGAAGACGCATGCACTTGACGGAGACGACCTCTCGGTAGTCGTCGACCAGTTCGCGGAGGCCGCGAAGCGCGCTCACCTCGCCGGATTCGAAATCGCCGAGGTCCACGCCGCGCACGGCTACCTCCTCCACGAGTTCCTCTCGCCGGTCACCAACACCCGCGAGGACGACTATGGCGGTAGTTTCGAGAACCGCACCCGACTCGTCCGTGAGGTCACGTCGGCGGTGCGCGCCGTCTGGCCCGACGACAAGCCTGTCTTCGTCCGCATCTCGGCGACCGACTGGCTCCCGGACCGCGAGTCGTGGGACCTCGAACAGTCGGTTCGTCTCGCGCCGCTGCTTCGGGAGGCGGGCGCGGACCTCGTCGACGTGAGTTCGGGCGGCATCCACCCCGACCAGCAGATTACGAACACGGGCGCGGGCTATCAGGTTCGGTTCGCCGAAGTCATCCGCGAGGACGGCGAGATGCCCGTCGGTGCCGTGGGCAAAATCACCGAACCCGAGCAGGCCGACCAGCTGATTCGGAACGAACGCGCCGACCTCGCCATCGTCGGCCGCGAGCATCTCCGCGACCCGTACTTCACGCTCCACGCCGCCGAGAAACTCGGCGTCGATGTCGACTGGCCAGTGCAGTACCGGCGCGCCTAGTCGCGGAACGGAGCAGACGCTCACCGCGCACGGAACCGGACAAAGCCTTATTCACCGCAGGCAACCAACGCAAAGCTATGAGCCGCCGCGACGACGACCTCGAAGAGCTACTCGGGGAGTTAGAGGAGACGCTGTCGGAGCTCCGAGCCGAACTCCGCGAGGAGCACACGCCCCGCCGCCGTTCCTTCGAACCGCCGACGCCGAGAGACATCCTCCGGTTCACCGAGGAGTACACCATCCCGACGGTCGTCTCGACGCTGGAGGCGACGATTCAGGCGCTCGAACTGTTCCAGCGACTGCTGCGCCTAGCCGACCCCGAGCGCGCGATTCGCGAAGAGAGCAAAAACGCCAGCGAGACGACGCTCCGCAGCGCCGACGACGTGGGGCGCGTCGCCGTCGACGGACTGGAGCGCGCGCTCACCGAACTGCAGCGTGCGCTCTCGGAGGCCGACCTGCCCGAGGACGGCGAGTCCCGCGACATCATCGAGGACGCGCGGCAACTCTCAAGAGATATCGAAGACCGTCTCGCCGACAGCCGGCGAAGCACCGATACCCGACGACGCACGCACGACGCTGAACGGCGACGCGACCGCTCGACCGGGAGGCGGACGCGGGCAGAGCGAGAGTGGGACGAACCGACGCGACGGAACGGACGCGACGACGCGTTCGACGACGGCGCGGTCCGAATCGCCGTCAGCGACGAGGAGAACGACGACTCGGACGTCAGCGATGCCGCCGATGATGCCGACGACACCGCCGACACAGCGGAGTCGGAGGGCGACGGCGACGACGCACCGGCGGTCGACATCGAGTCGGAACTGGACTCGATTCGCGACGAAGTCGAGCGGGCCGAACGCGGCGAAGAGCCGAGACCCGAAGGAAACGACGAGGAGTAGTAACTCGGCACGGAAAGAGCGAACAGACGGTGGTCGAAAGCGCACGACGGGTCACCGTACACCCGCTTCGGCCGCCGTACGCGACTCTTCAAGTCAGGGGAAGCGGTGGCCGCCTCCTCTCTGAAAAACGTTCTCGGTCAGCGAGCTAGCGGCCGGACCTGCCGAACTACCCGAGCGGCCGGAACCGGTAGCCGTCCCACTCCTGGCTCTTCTCCTCGCGGATTCCGGCGTCGGGGTCGCGGAGTTCCGCAGCGTAGACAGGTTCGACCTCGTCGCCGATCTCGACGTCGGGATGCTCGTCGTCGACGTCGAGTTGGCCGATGGCGCGCACCGGTTCGCCGTCGACGTCGAACTTGACGATGGCCAGCGAATTCGGTGCGCGGACGCCCGGGGGCGTCGCCGTGCTCGTCGTCCACGTCACGACCGTCGCGGTGTACTCGCTCAGGTCGACCGTCCCGACCGGCTCGTTCCCGTCGGGACCGATAGGGTGAGGGGGGTAAGTGATGCTGCCGTCGGCGTAGCGCGCCGCTTCCATGGGTGGAATCTCCTTCTCGGGGGTGTCGCTCATCGTTTCGCCTCCAGAATCGTCGTGATGACGCAGTTACCGAACCCGCCGACGTTGCAGGCGAGACCGGTGTCGGCATCGACCTGTCGGTCGCCCGCGTCGCGGGTGAGCTGTTTGTAAATCTCGTACACCTGCGCGACGCCCGAGGCGCCCAGGGGATGACCCTTCGATTTCAGCCCGCCGGACGTGTTGATGGGCAACTCGCCGTCGCGGTCGGTGACGCCCTCCTCAACGGCTTTCCAGCCCTCGCCCTTCTCGAAGAAGCCGAGATCCTCCGACTGGAGGAACTCGAGGATGGTGAACATGTCGTGCAGTTCGGCCACGTCGATATCGTCGGGACCGAGGTCGGCCATCTCGTAGGCGATCTCCGAGGAGTTGACGACGCCGCCCATCGTCGTCGGGTCCGCGCGCTCGTGGACGACGTGGGTGTCCGTCGCGCCGCCGATGCCCGAGACGACGGCGTACTCGTCAGTATACTCGCGCGCGACGGACTCGGGACAGAACAGCAGCGCCGCGCTCCCGTCGGTGATGGGACAGAAGTCGTAGAGACGGAGCGGGTCGGCAACGACCGGCGACTCCAACACGGTGTCGAGATCGACCACCTTTCGGAACTGCGCGTGGGGGTTGTCGACGCCGTTTCGGTGGTTCTTGACCGCGACTTTGCCGAGGCTCTCTCGCGGCGCGTCGTACTCGTGGAGGTAGAGGCGCGCGGTGAGTCCGGCGAAACTCGGGAGTGTGACGCCGTGTTTGTACTCGACGGGGTGGGTGAGAGAGGCGATGACGTCCGTCGACTCCGCCGTCGTCCGGTGGGTCATCTTCTCGCCGCCGACGAGCAGCGTCATCTCGCTCGCGCCGGAGGCGACCGACTGCCACGCGGCGTACGTACCGGCGCCGCCCGACGAGGAGGTCTGGTCGATGCGGGCGGTGTACGCGGGCATCGCCGCGAGGTCGTGGGCGAGGGCGTTCGGGACGCCGGTCTGGCCCTCGAACTCGCCGCTCGCCATGTTCGAGACGTAGAGGTGGTCTATCGCGTCCGGTGCGACGCCCGCGTCGTCGAGGCAGGCCTGGCCGGCCTCCGCGAGCAATTCGCGGATCCAGGCGTCGCGCTGCCCGAATCGGGTCATCGACGCACCGATAATCGCTACGCGTTCCATATCGGACGCGTGCGGGCCACCCGCTTACCGGTTTCCCTTCGCGGAGCCGAAACGCCGGAGCGACTCTCGGACGTGGCGTACGTTTCGCATTCGGTCTGTCTCACCGCAGCACAGGTGTCAGATATGTGTGCTTTCCCGAAGTAGTGCATTACTACTGGCGCCACGTTCGAACGCCGTGGGACGACCGCGCGCGGACGACGTAACCTGACGCCGAATCGGTACCGAGAGGGCGAACCGAAGCGCGAACATCTCAACTGTTTTAGTAGCCCGTCCGCAAGACGCTCTTATGCAGATGAAGGACGCTGTCGCCACCGCCGGCACCGTCGCCAGTCTCGTGCTCCTCGTCGTCGTCGCGATACCCTACCTCGTGGTCACGAACCCAGAGGCGCCGCTTTCAGCGTACTACACTGCGGGGTCGGTCGGGGCCAACAGCGTCGGCTTCCTCGCGGCCATCGCCGCCGTCGTCTTCCTCTCGGGGACGCGCGGTAACGCCGAGCCGGATCTCGTCGCGGGTATCGCCGTCGTTCTCGGTCTCGCGATGGTGCTGCTCTCGTTGCTGTGGGCGACAGCGATCAACTCGACGCTCCTGTTTAGCTTCCCGCCGGAGGCGGCGTGGATCGAGTACCACCGCTGGGCGGTCGTCGCGCTCTCGGCCGTCGTCGCTGTGGACGCGACGGTGTACGCGCGCGAAGTCGTCTGAGCGGCCGCGTCTCTCGTTGCGTCCGACCACAGCGCCGTCGCCGTGTTCCGCGGACGAGAGTCGAAAGGCCCTTAAGCCGGACCGGAGTAGTTCGGGGTGGACTAGGTCGGGCAGTTAGGCCCTGCTCGTAACCCGCCATAGAGTCTTTAGCGGGGACCGAACGTCGGGCGCGTCCGGTCAGACCGGTACGGGCCCCGGGA
This genomic stretch from Haloprofundus salilacus harbors:
- a CDS encoding thiolase C-terminal domain-containing protein — protein: MERVAIIGASMTRFGQRDAWIRELLAEAGQACLDDAGVAPDAIDHLYVSNMASGEFEGQTGVPNALAHDLAAMPAYTARIDQTSSSGGAGTYAAWQSVASGASEMTLLVGGEKMTHRTTAESTDVIASLTHPVEYKHGVTLPSFAGLTARLYLHEYDAPRESLGKVAVKNHRNGVDNPHAQFRKVVDLDTVLESPVVADPLRLYDFCPITDGSAALLFCPESVAREYTDEYAVVSGIGGATDTHVVHERADPTTMGGVVNSSEIAYEMADLGPDDIDVAELHDMFTILEFLQSEDLGFFEKGEGWKAVEEGVTDRDGELPINTSGGLKSKGHPLGASGVAQVYEIYKQLTRDAGDRQVDADTGLACNVGGFGNCVITTILEAKR
- a CDS encoding DUF7547 family protein; protein product: MSRRDDDLEELLGELEETLSELRAELREEHTPRRRSFEPPTPRDILRFTEEYTIPTVVSTLEATIQALELFQRLLRLADPERAIREESKNASETTLRSADDVGRVAVDGLERALTELQRALSEADLPEDGESRDIIEDARQLSRDIEDRLADSRRSTDTRRRTHDAERRRDRSTGRRTRAEREWDEPTRRNGRDDAFDDGAVRIAVSDEENDDSDVSDAADDADDTADTAESEGDGDDAPAVDIESELDSIRDEVERAERGEEPRPEGNDEE
- a CDS encoding OB-fold domain-containing protein yields the protein MSDTPEKEIPPMEAARYADGSITYPPHPIGPDGNEPVGTVDLSEYTATVVTWTTSTATPPGVRAPNSLAIVKFDVDGEPVRAIGQLDVDDEHPDVEIGDEVEPVYAAELRDPDAGIREEKSQEWDGYRFRPLG
- a CDS encoding DUF7548 family protein, with amino-acid sequence MQMKDAVATAGTVASLVLLVVVAIPYLVVTNPEAPLSAYYTAGSVGANSVGFLAAIAAVVFLSGTRGNAEPDLVAGIAVVLGLAMVLLSLLWATAINSTLLFSFPPEAAWIEYHRWAVVALSAVVAVDATVYAREVV
- the dpsA gene encoding DNA starvation/stationary phase protection protein DpsA, with protein sequence MSTQKTVRQPADKVEETALRIEKDKAEQIIDALNTDLANAYVLYHQLKKHHWNVEGAEFLELHRFLEEAYEHIEEGADIIAERAQALGGVPVAGPSNQEERATVEFEGEDVYDVRTSLENDLEMYGDIIVDLREHIQLAGNLGDPATEEILRQILVEVEEDAHHIEHYLEDDTLVLEEATH
- a CDS encoding NADH:flavin oxidoreductase/NADH oxidase, whose amino-acid sequence is MTDSLFSPLTLRGTEIPNRVMVSPMCQYSSPDGVATDWHRVHLGSRAVGGAGIVMTEATAVSPEGRISPDDLGIWTQEQADALAPIASFIRSQGSHPAIQLAHAGRKASTNRPWDGVGPVSPDDGGWEVYGPTDEAWPREESYPKTHALDGDDLSVVVDQFAEAAKRAHLAGFEIAEVHAAHGYLLHEFLSPVTNTREDDYGGSFENRTRLVREVTSAVRAVWPDDKPVFVRISATDWLPDRESWDLEQSVRLAPLLREAGADLVDVSSGGIHPDQQITNTGAGYQVRFAEVIREDGEMPVGAVGKITEPEQADQLIRNERADLAIVGREHLRDPYFTLHAAEKLGVDVDWPVQYRRA
- a CDS encoding DUF7504 family protein, producing MKTPGQNSFTVALSELKRRGCNILVVGSSEPDARQSLTRRLLGDATTEPRKRLFVFTDGVHTHERLGNGPRDDDSLRVVTQSSVVRGAAATEGLPGSTLGGPVAHEYVEAGDLGSLSWAIGDAITSFQSNGPLETSELRLCLDSLQPLVEDHGVKSVRRFASVVGGRVKSVAGMAHYHLSVPNDDPVVDELADAFDAVIELRMCDGTPEHRWTFPDRALSNDWMPI